The Streptomyces sp. NBC_00576 genome contains the following window.
ATCTACGCCGCGGCATCCATACCGGACGAGCTGCTGGAGGCAGCCCGCATCGACGGCGCGGGAGAGATCCGCATCTTCACGGTCGTTGTTCTGCGCATCATGACCCCCGCCCTGGTGACGATTTTCCTTTTCCAGTTCGTCGGCATCTGGAACAACTACTTCCTGCCGCTGGTCATGCTTTCCGACTCCAAGCTGTACCCCATCACCCTCGGTCTGACGTCGTGGCAGTCCTTCGCCGACCGCCAACCGCAGCTCTATCAGCTGACCGTTGGAGGTGCCTTCGTCTCCGTCGTCCCTCTGATGATCGCCATGGTCGCCCTGCAGCGCTTCTGGCGCAGCGGTCTGACCGAGGGCAGCGTAAAGGGCTGAGCCTCCGGCGGTTTCCAGGAGTCGCCGTCCCACTCCGGGCTTGAGCCGATGCCGCAGGTCGCCGCCCTGTGTGTCCACGTCCCGATGCTCGCACTGGCGTCGGCGATGCCAAACGCAGCGACCTGCGTGGTTTCGTGGTGCTGTCCGCCGTCGGCCCGGACCAGGGTCGGCCAGTAGTACGCGTCGGCGACATGCCGAAGCAGGACCTGGGCAGCGCCACGGTCGCCGGTGCCCGCCGGCCGTGGCCATCACGCCCAGCAGCCCAGCAGCAGAGAGATCGCGTCGACCACGTGGCGCCGCCTGGAACGCCGTACAGCCGGGAGAGGATTGTGGACCGGCGGCCGAGGTCACGTCGCAGCGCACTTACGCCGCGCGTTCCCCGATCTCCTCGATTCCTGCCGCGCCCGCCTCGCCGCTGGGTCGCCCAAGTCCGTGATCACGACCACCGCCCCTTCGGTCGCGTATCCGCGAGCCGTCGCCGCGCCGAGGTGGAAAACAGGCTCCCCGAGCCGATGACCGACGCCTGGCCCAGGGGCGGGGCTCTCGCCGACCGCGTCACGGTACCGGGAGCCGGAGTGGCACTCGCCGCCAACAGAAGGGGAGGGGCAGATCGCCCCTCCCCCCTTCGGCGTCACCTGCCTTGCGTCACCTGCCTGTGGGCATGACCGCCTTCCGGAACACGTCGTAGACGAGCTTGGGACGCTCCTCCGCGAAGGTCAGCAGGCCCATGACGGAGATGCCGTTGTAGGCCTGGTTGTACCCGGCGCGCTGCTTGTAGTCCTTGAGGACCCAGTAGGTGAAACCGGCGACGAAGTCGCTGCGCGCGGTCACCTGGTTCCAGTGGGCGGTGAAGCTCGCCGCCTGCCACTCCTCCGTACCCTGAGTGGTGTCGGGGCCGTGGGTGCCCGCCTCGGACCACGTGCCGTTCTCGGTGATCAGGATCGGCTTGCCGGGATACTTCGCGTGGACCGCGTCCAGCGTGGGGCCGAGGTCTGCGTCCTTGCCGTAGAAGTAGCCGAAGTACTCGTTGAACCCGATCACGTCGGCCAGGTCGAAGGCGGGGTCGTTGCTGGTGTTGGAGGCCCAGGTCACGGGGCGGGCGGTGAGGTCGACCGCCTTCACGGCCGCCTTGAGGTCGGCGAGCCAGGCCCGGTAGACCGGGGCGCCCGCGGCGTCGATCTCCGACTCGTTCTGGAGCCCCCAGAGGATCACCGAGGGGTGGTTGTGCTGGTTCCAGGCCATGGTCAGGGCGAGTGCGCGGGCAAGGCCGTAGCGCTCGGTCTGGAGCTTTTCCTGGGCGGTGTTGAGCCACATGGTGTCGATGTCGTCCATCACCAGCACGCCGTGCTCGTCCGCCCAGTCGTAGACGTACGGGTGGCGGTTGTAGACGCAGTTGCGGATGAGGTTGGCGCCCACTGCCGTCACATGGCTCAGTTCCCGGTCGTACTCGGCCGGCGTCATCGCCCTGCCGTGCGCGGCGGTCTCCTCGTGCCAGTTGAGGCCCTTGAGGAACAGCGGCTTGCCGTTCAGCCTCAACTGCGCGTCGCCGATGGTCAGTTCACGCACGCCGTAGTTGGTGGACAGGGTGTCCACCCGTGGGCCCGCGTGCCTCCCGGCGGTCAGGGTGGCGCGGGCGGTGAGCGTGCGCGGCGAGGCCGGGCTCCAGCGTGGGGCGTGGGGTATCGGGACCGAGACGCGTACGACGCCCGCCGAGCGGGCCGCGATCCGGGCCGCGACCACGACGGGCCGGCCGCCGCTCTCCCGGCCGGGATCCAGTGTGAGCCGGCCGTCGAAGTCCGAGGCGCTGTGGTTCTCGACGACCGCGCGTGCCTCGAGGCGCCCGTTCGCGCCGACGGCGAGCAGTCTGGCGATGGTGACCTGCGGGGCGGCCTCGATCCAGGCCGACCGGGTGAGGCCCGCGTAGGGCCAGTAGTCGACGGGCTTGTACGGCAGTTCGTGGTCGTCAGTGACCGGCTGGGGAGTCGAGGCCGTGTAGTCGGTGTAGCTCGCCCGGCGGAAGACCCGTACGGCGATCGTCTGACGCGTTCCCGGCCGCAGCGCCCCCGCCACCGGAAGCGCGAAGGGGGAGTTGGCGCCCTCGTGCTTGCCGAGGTGCTTGCCGTCGAGCCAGACCTCGGCGCTGTACCCCGCGGCGAGGAAGGCGATGCGTACGTGCCGGGCGCGCCACGAACCGGGGACGTCGACGGTGGTTCGGTACCAGGCGTAGCCGTCGCTGAACGCGGTGCCCTTGGCGAAGGGGGCGTCCTGCGAGCCGAATCCGGGAGTGTCCAGCAGGTCCCACGCCGACGGGACGTCGATGCGGCCCCACGCGCTGTCGTCGTGGCGCGCGGACTGCCAGCCCTCGCCGAGCCCCTGATCGGCCGGGTCGAAGCGGAAGCGCCATTTCCTGTCCAGGGACAGGTAGTCCCGGGTGGGCTCGTGGGTGCGCCAGCCGTCGAAGGCGGGGAGGACTGCGCCGTACTGGAAGACGACGTTGGTGCCGCCGACGTCACGCACATGGGTGCCGGACGGCTCGGTGGCCGGGTGGGGGTCGAGCACCGGACCTGCCGTGGCGGTCGCCGCTTGCGCGGTCTCCGGCCAGGCGGGCAGAGCGACGACGACGGCGGCGGCGCTGAGTGCCGTCACGACGGTACGCCGGGACGGACGGATGGATTCGGTCATGGCACATGAGCCTGGGCAGTCCCGCCACCCCTGTCAAGCATTATTCATAAATAATGAATTGAGCTAGCGTGCTCCCATGACCACACAGCAGCAGACAATGGCCATCACCCTGTGGGACTTCAGCTGGTACACCCAGGCTGGACCCGGCGAGCCGTTCGCCGACCTGGACCGGGCGTTCACCGAGACGGTGGAGCGGGGCTTCAACACCGTGCGCATCTGCGCGATGCCCTTCCTGCTGTTCTCGGGACGCGTCCCCGAGCCGGAGACCGTCCAAGTCCGCGGTCTGGGCGAGGAGTTCGGGCAGCGCACCCGCTGGTACAACGTGCGCGGCGGGTATCCGCTGGACGGCCGCCGACGGCTCGTCGAGCTGTTCGAGGCGGCGGCCCGCCACGACTGCAAGGTGATCGTGTCCTCGTGGGAGTACCAGCAGTCCCCCAGCTTCGCCGACACCGACGCCTGGCACCGCGCCCTGGCCGAGGTGCCCGGACCGGACCGCGCAGAGGCGGTGGCCGAGTCACTCGCCGGGCTGCTGGACTTCCTCACCGAGCGCGGTCTCGCCGACCCCGTCGCCTATGTCGAGGTGCACAACGAGGTCGACAACTGCTCCCTGGTACCGAACGACGGCGACAGCGACACCCGCCACTACGCCCGCCTTCGCGGCCCTCTCGAACGCGCCGTGAAGCTGCTGCAGACACGTCACCCCGACATCCCCGCCACCTACTCCCTGGGCGAGCCGTGGCCCGACGAGCTGCACGACCTGCCGGAGCAGGCGCAGCTCGCGCACTTCCACTTCTATGTCTACGGCGTGCTCGGCGCGCTGTACGAGGCGGTGGGACTCGGACACGGCACCGAGGCGGCGCCCGAGTCGGCCGCCTGGCCCACCCCCGAACTGGCCGCCATGCTGCGCCCGGACGCGCCCGCCTTCGCCGACTACCAGCCGGACGAGCCCTGGCGGCTGGCCGCCACGGGGATACCGCGCGAACTGTTCTACGCGCACGACTGGGTGGACCCCGACCGCTGGGACCTCTGGCTCTACGAGAACTACGCGTCGCACCGGCAGACCATGCGGGAGACGCTGGCCGCCTGGGTCGACTCAGTCGCCGAGTTCGCCCGCCTCCGGGGCATCCCCGCCGTCCTCGGCGAGGGCGTCGTCGGCTACACCCCGCTCCTGACCCGCTTCGAGGACGACGCCGTCGGCAAGGACATCGCGGAGTTCGTCGTCGACCGCTGCCTCGCGGCGGGCTTCCAGGGTGTCGTCCTGACCTCCAACGCGGCCCCGCACCACCCCACTTGGCACACCGACCAGGACTGGATGCGGCGGGTGAACGCCCGCATCACCGCGGGCTGAACACGATCCGACCTTCCGTCCAAGTGCCGTCGATCTTTGTCCATGGACGGGTCCGCCGCCAGGGGCGAGGGTGTGGCCATGCGACGGATGCCGAGTGGACTGATCGCGCTGGCGCTGGGTGGTTTCGGTATCGGTCTGACCGAGTTCCTGATCGCCGGGCTGCTGCCGCAGGTGGCGTCGAGTTTCGACGTGTCCGAGGCGGCCGCGGGCCGGCTGATCTCCGGGTACGCGTTGAGTGTCGCGGTCGGCGCGATCGCGCTGACCGCGGCGACGGCTCGGCTGCCCCGCAAGCAGGTTCTGGCCGGCCTGGTGGCGCTGTTCGTCGTCGGCAACCTGATGTCCGCGATCGCGCAGAACTACGAGGTGATGCTTCTCGGCCGGATCGTCGCCGCGTTGTGCCACGGTTCGTTCTTCGGTATCGGCTCGCTGGTCGCGCGCGGTCTGGTCGCGCCGGAGAGGAAGTCCCGCGCGGTGGCGGTCATGTTCGCCGGGCTGACGGTGGCGAACGTGCTGGGCGTGCCGTTCGGTGCGCTGGTCGGTGAACGCTGGGGCTGGCGGGCCGCCTTCTGGGCGGTCACCGCGATCGGCGTGCTCGCGCTGGCGGGAATCGTCACCCTCGTCCCCGGTGGCGCGGGAGAGGCGCGGCCGTCGCCGGTGACGGACCCCTCGGAGCCGACACCACCCAGTAGCCTGCGGGCCCAGTTCCGTGCGTTCCGGTCCTGGCAGGTCTGGCTGACGCTGACGGCCACCGCACTCGGCTACGGCGGGATGTTCGGCGCGTTCAGCTACATCGCCTACACGTTCACCGAGGTCGGCGGCTTCTCGTCGGCGGACGTCGCCTGGTTGCTGATGGTGTACGGCGTCGGCCTGGTCGTCGGGAACCTGGTCGGCGGGCGAGCGGCCGACCGCGACCGTGACCGCGCCCTGGTCCTGTCCCTGCTCGGACTCGCCGTCACCCTGGCCGTGTTCGGTCTGCTGGCCACCAGCGCCGCCGCGTCGGTGGTGCTGGTGTTCCTGATGGGAGTGACCGGGTTCGCCAGTGTGCCCGGCATGATCACTCGCGTCACCGACTACGCGCACGGAGCGGCTCTGGCCGCCAGTGCCAACGTGTCCGCGTCCAACCTCGGCAACGCCCTCGGTGCCTGGCTCGGCGGCCTCGCCATCACCGCGGGCCTCGGTTACACCTCCCCGCTCTACGTCGGCGCCGGCATCGTCCTGGCCTCTGTCGTCGTCATGGCCGTTGCCGCACACCGGGCAAGCTCGTCCGCGCGGCAGTTGGAGCACCGCGAGTGAGGGGATGCCGGTCGGCCGACGACCACCGGGCCCTACCTGCACGACCTGTCGGCCTGCCGGCCTGGAACGCCCTGCCCGTCGAGGCGCAGGAACCGACCTGTTCCGCCAGTTCCTCGATCCCGGTCGGCTGCTCCATGTCTCGCCCCCCCAAGAGGCCGCTCAGCGTTCGGTCTTCTGCAGCGCGGGCTCGGGTATCCGGTCCACGGCCTGGGCGTCCGTGTCGCCGCTCCGGTGTTTTGCCCGCTGGATCTGTTCGTAGACGTGGGCGCGCAGTTCGGCGAAGCGGGGGCTGGAGCGAGTGTGCAACTGGTCGCGCTCGTCGGGGAGATCGATGGTGACGTCCTCCTGTACGACGGTCGGCGACTTGGACAGGATGATGGTGCGCTGGCCAAGGTAGACGGCCTCGTCGATGTCATGGGTGACGAACAGGACGGTGACCCCCAACTCCCGCCACAAGCGCCGGACAAGGTCCTCGAGTTCGGCGCGTGTCTGCGCGTCGACGGCCGCGAAGGGCTCGTCCATGAGCAGGACCTTCGGTTCGAAGGCGACGGCGCGGGCGATGGCGACGCGCTGCTGCATACCGCCCGACAGCTGCCAGGGGTAGGCCTCGTGGGCGTCGGCCAGGCCGACCACCTCCAGTGCGTGGTCCACGAGTTCCCGTGTCCGGGCCTTGCCCAGCTTCTTGCGGCGCAGTGGCAGGGCGACGTTGTCGCGGACGTTCATCCAGGCGAACAGCGAGCGGCCGTACTCCTGGAAGACGACCGCCATCCCGGGCGGGGGCCCGTCGACCGGGCGTCCGTCCAGCAACACTTGGCCGTCGGTGGGGGCGAGCAGTCCCGCCATGCACTTCAGCAGCGTGGTCTTGCCGCATCCCGACGGCCCGACCAGGCAGACGAGTTCACCGGCACCGATATGGAACGTCAGGTTCCGCACGGCTTCGACGTGACGGTTGCGTCCGGTGTAGATCTTCTGCAGGTTGCGTACGTCGAGCATCGACGGCTCCGTTTCAGGGGTTGCGCTGGGCGCGGCGCAGGCCGTGGTACCAGGCCAGGACCCGGTTCTCGGCGAACCGGAAGAGCAGGGACAGGAGGAAGCCGAGGATGCCGAGCAGCAGTACGCCGCTCCACATCTCAGGGATCGCGAACGAGCGCTGGAACTGCACGATCGTGAAGCCCAGGCCGTTGCTGGCGGCGAACATCTCGCTGATGACCATGAGGATGATCCCGATCGACAGGGCCTGGCGCATACCCGTGACGATCTGCGGGCTCGCCGCGCGCAGCACCAGATGCCGCAGCCGGGCGGTGCCGGTGATGCCGTAGGACCGGCAGGTGTCGCTGAGCACCTCGTCCACGGCGCGGACGCCTTCGACGGTGTTGAGCAGGATCGGCCACACGCAGCCGCTGACGATGACGATGACCTTCATGGTGTCGCCGATGCCGGCGAACAGCATGATCACCGGGACGAGCACCGGCGGCGGGATGGCCCGGAAGAGTTCGAGGACCGGCTCCAGGACGTCCCGTACGGCCCGCCGCATGCCGACCAGCAGGCCGAGGCCCACCCCGACCACCACGGCGAGGAGGTAGCCGGCCGCGAGGCGCAGGAGACTCGGGACGACGTCGGACAGCAGCCGCTCCCCCGTCCAGACCTTCCCGAAGGCTTCCAGGATGGCGGACAGAGGCGGGACGTAGAAGTCGGTGCTGTCGGCGGTGGCGTACCACCAGACGGCGAAGAGGACGGCGGGCAGGCCCAGGAGAAGCAGGGCGCGTCGCAGGACGTTGAGGACGGTCATGCGGACACCTCCAGGCGGACGGACTGGTGCCAGTGCAGCGCCCGTCGCTCGACCGCTCGCGCGACCAGGTTGACGGCGACGCCGAGCAGCCCGGTGACCAGGACCAGGGCGTACACCTGCGGCACGGCTCCGGACGTCTGCGCGACGGCGATCTCCTGGCCGAGACCGGGTGCGCCGATGACGAGTTCGGCGGTGACGGCGAGGATGAGGGCGACAGTGGCAGCCAGCCGTACGCCCGTCATCACGTACGGCAGGGCGGTGGGCCACATGACGTGGCGCAGCCGTCCCCAGGTGCCGAGCCGATAGCTGCGGGCGGTGTCGTCGGCGACCGGGTCGACGTCCTGGATGCCGGCCAGGACCTGGACGAGGACCTGCCAGAAGGAGGCGTACACCACGAGCAGGAGCTTCGATCTGAGATCGGCGCCGTAGAGCAGTACGGCTATCGGGATCAGGGCGACGGAGGGGATGGGGCGCAGAAACTCGATGGTGGAGGCGGTGACCGCGCGCAGTACGGGTACGGAGCCGATGACCAGTCCGGCCACCACGCCCGCCACGACGGAGATGGCCAGGCCCAGGCCCCAGCCGGTGAGGGTGTCGCCGAGCGCGGTCCAGAACGTCTGTTCGGCGAGCAGGTGCCACAGCGCGCGGACGGTCTCCGAGGCCGGTGGCAGATAGTCGGCCGACACCAGGCCGGTATGCGGCAGCACTTCGAGTACGGCGACGAGCCCGGCGAGTCCGGCCAGGCCGCGCAGCGGGGTGACGGCCCGCTCCGGCAGCCGCCGGGCGCGGGCCCCGCCGGGACCGGTGCCGGTCCCGGCGGGGTCCGCCGCCTCGGTGGTGACAGTGACGCGGGTCATGAGAACAGGGCGTTCAGGTCGGGCTTCTTGCCGTCGAAGAGCCCGTCCGTCTCCCCGAGGGAGGCCAGCTTCTGCAGCGAGGCCATGTCGATCTCCGCAGGCCAGTTGGGCAGCGTGAGCTTGTTCAGGACATCGCCGCTGATCTTCGTGTAGGTGGTGAGGATCTGGCGTGCCTCGTCCGGGTGGTCGGTGGCGTACTGGAGCGACTCGCTCATGGCCGCGGCGAACTTCTTCACCAGGTCGGGCTTCTGCTTCGTGAGCTGGGTGGAGGTGAAGTAGGTCGCCACGGTGAGCTTGGGGTCCGTCTCGGCGAACGGCGAGGCCACGACGCGGGCGCCCTGCGCCTTGGCGATCGTCATCGCGGGATCGCCCATCCAGGCGGCGTCCACCCGCCCGGCGTCCAGTGCGGCCGGCATCTGGTCGAACGGCATTTCGACGAACTTGACCTTCGACGGGTCCCCGCCGGCCAGCCGCACCGATTCACGCACCGTGGTGGACCCGATGTTCTGCAGGGTGTTGACGGCGACCGTGCGACCGGCGAGGTCCTTGGCCGACTTGATCGAACTGTCCTTCTTGACGGCCACACCGGTGACGTCTGCCCCGACCTTGCCGTTGGAGGCCGCACCGTTGACCACGGACTTGATCGGTACGCCCTTGACCTGGGCGATCATCAGCGACGTGGTGTTGCTGAACCCGAACTGGAACTGATCGCTCACCACACCGGGGATGATCGCCGCGCCGCCCTGGGCGCTCACCATCTCCAGTTCGATGCCCCGGCTGCTGAAGAACCCCTTCTTCTGGCCCAGATAGAGCGGGGCCACATCGATGATGGGGATGATGCCGACCTTGACCTGTGTGGTCTTGCCGCCGTCCGAGGACGACGAACCACTGGCTGCCGGGTCGGACGACCCGCATCCGGCCACGCCGACAACGGTGATCACTACTGCGGCAAGCCCGAGAACGCGCCTTTGCATGGGCCCCTCCTGACGGAAGCAACGCTGAATATGTGTCCGCCCCGAGGTGACGGAACGAGTCGCGCGGACTTGCGACCCCAAATGTTGTGCACTTTCTTGACGGCCGCAATGTACACACCTATGTTCGCGCTGTCAGCACTCCGGACAAGACAGGCTCCGAGAACTTCGACGAGCACCGGCCACGGCCCAACGAGGCCCAGTCAAAAGGGAGTTCCATCCGTGCAGCGCTGTACGAGAATCCGCGGCCTCGTCGGCCCCACGTCCCCGTGACCTGGCCTGTCCCCCCTGGGGCCGGGGACCCTCCGGGCGGCCGTACCCTTTCCGACGTGCACGACGAGAACCCACAGGCCGCCGGGGAAACCTCCGCCGGACCACAGCTGCGCCCCCAGTCGCTCCTGTTCGCCTTCTTCGGCAGCTACGTTCTGGAGGAGGGGCTCGGGCCTGTGTACTCGGGCAGCATCATCGATGTTCTCGCCCGCGCCGGAGTCGGGGAACACGCCGTCCGGTCCACCCTCACCCGCATGGTCAACCGGGGTCTGCTGCAGCGCCAGCGTCAGGGACGCAGGATGCACTTCGGTCTGACCCCGCAGACGGAACAGATCCTCTGGGACGGCAAGCGACGCCTCTGGCAGACCGGCGCCGTCAACGACGACTGGGACGGCACCTGGACGCTGCTCGGCTTCTCGCTGCCCGAATCCTGGCAGCGCCAGCGGCACGATCTGCGCTCCCGGCTCACCTGGTCGGGCTTCGGCGCCCTGTACAGCGGGCTGTGGATCGCGCCCGGTGACATCGACGCCTCCTCACTGGTCTCCGAGCTCGGCCTCGCCGCCCACGTCAAGATCTTCCACGCCAGGGCGGACGACGCCACCGACATCGGCCTGATGATCCGCGACACCTGGGACCTGGGCGGCGTCGGCGCCCGGTACGCCGACTTCGACAAGCGCTGGTCCGCCTGGCCCGGCACCGATTCCGGCGACCCGCTCGGTGTCCGACTGCGCGTGATCAGCGAATGGCTGGACACGATCCGCACGGACCCACGGCTGCCCGCCGGTCACCTGCCGCCCGACTGGCCGGCCCGCGCGGCCCAGGAAACCTTCCACCGCATCGCGCAACAGACCGACACCCCCGCCCGCCGGATGGTCACCGAACTCCTGGCAGCACAGACCGCCACGCCGAAGGGCTGCCCGTAGCGGAGTACCGGCTCCGGTTCGGTTCGCAGCCACGCGCCGGCTTCACCGCCGAGCTGGACGTCCTCGCCGCGACCACGACTG
Protein-coding sequences here:
- a CDS encoding glycoside hydrolase family 2 protein; the encoded protein is MTESIRPSRRTVVTALSAAAVVVALPAWPETAQAATATAGPVLDPHPATEPSGTHVRDVGGTNVVFQYGAVLPAFDGWRTHEPTRDYLSLDRKWRFRFDPADQGLGEGWQSARHDDSAWGRIDVPSAWDLLDTPGFGSQDAPFAKGTAFSDGYAWYRTTVDVPGSWRARHVRIAFLAAGYSAEVWLDGKHLGKHEGANSPFALPVAGALRPGTRQTIAVRVFRRASYTDYTASTPQPVTDDHELPYKPVDYWPYAGLTRSAWIEAAPQVTIARLLAVGANGRLEARAVVENHSASDFDGRLTLDPGRESGGRPVVVAARIAARSAGVVRVSVPIPHAPRWSPASPRTLTARATLTAGRHAGPRVDTLSTNYGVRELTIGDAQLRLNGKPLFLKGLNWHEETAAHGRAMTPAEYDRELSHVTAVGANLIRNCVYNRHPYVYDWADEHGVLVMDDIDTMWLNTAQEKLQTERYGLARALALTMAWNQHNHPSVILWGLQNESEIDAAGAPVYRAWLADLKAAVKAVDLTARPVTWASNTSNDPAFDLADVIGFNEYFGYFYGKDADLGPTLDAVHAKYPGKPILITENGTWSEAGTHGPDTTQGTEEWQAASFTAHWNQVTARSDFVAGFTYWVLKDYKQRAGYNQAYNGISVMGLLTFAEERPKLVYDVFRKAVMPTGR
- a CDS encoding cellulase-like family protein, whose translation is MTTQQQTMAITLWDFSWYTQAGPGEPFADLDRAFTETVERGFNTVRICAMPFLLFSGRVPEPETVQVRGLGEEFGQRTRWYNVRGGYPLDGRRRLVELFEAAARHDCKVIVSSWEYQQSPSFADTDAWHRALAEVPGPDRAEAVAESLAGLLDFLTERGLADPVAYVEVHNEVDNCSLVPNDGDSDTRHYARLRGPLERAVKLLQTRHPDIPATYSLGEPWPDELHDLPEQAQLAHFHFYVYGVLGALYEAVGLGHGTEAAPESAAWPTPELAAMLRPDAPAFADYQPDEPWRLAATGIPRELFYAHDWVDPDRWDLWLYENYASHRQTMRETLAAWVDSVAEFARLRGIPAVLGEGVVGYTPLLTRFEDDAVGKDIAEFVVDRCLAAGFQGVVLTSNAAPHHPTWHTDQDWMRRVNARITAG
- a CDS encoding MFS transporter, coding for MPSGLIALALGGFGIGLTEFLIAGLLPQVASSFDVSEAAAGRLISGYALSVAVGAIALTAATARLPRKQVLAGLVALFVVGNLMSAIAQNYEVMLLGRIVAALCHGSFFGIGSLVARGLVAPERKSRAVAVMFAGLTVANVLGVPFGALVGERWGWRAAFWAVTAIGVLALAGIVTLVPGGAGEARPSPVTDPSEPTPPSSLRAQFRAFRSWQVWLTLTATALGYGGMFGAFSYIAYTFTEVGGFSSADVAWLLMVYGVGLVVGNLVGGRAADRDRDRALVLSLLGLAVTLAVFGLLATSAAASVVLVFLMGVTGFASVPGMITRVTDYAHGAALAASANVSASNLGNALGAWLGGLAITAGLGYTSPLYVGAGIVLASVVVMAVAAHRASSSARQLEHRE
- a CDS encoding ABC transporter ATP-binding protein codes for the protein MLDVRNLQKIYTGRNRHVEAVRNLTFHIGAGELVCLVGPSGCGKTTLLKCMAGLLAPTDGQVLLDGRPVDGPPPGMAVVFQEYGRSLFAWMNVRDNVALPLRRKKLGKARTRELVDHALEVVGLADAHEAYPWQLSGGMQQRVAIARAVAFEPKVLLMDEPFAAVDAQTRAELEDLVRRLWRELGVTVLFVTHDIDEAVYLGQRTIILSKSPTVVQEDVTIDLPDERDQLHTRSSPRFAELRAHVYEQIQRAKHRSGDTDAQAVDRIPEPALQKTER
- a CDS encoding ABC transporter permease, translating into MTVLNVLRRALLLLGLPAVLFAVWWYATADSTDFYVPPLSAILEAFGKVWTGERLLSDVVPSLLRLAAGYLLAVVVGVGLGLLVGMRRAVRDVLEPVLELFRAIPPPVLVPVIMLFAGIGDTMKVIVIVSGCVWPILLNTVEGVRAVDEVLSDTCRSYGITGTARLRHLVLRAASPQIVTGMRQALSIGIILMVISEMFAASNGLGFTIVQFQRSFAIPEMWSGVLLLGILGFLLSLLFRFAENRVLAWYHGLRRAQRNP
- a CDS encoding ABC transporter permease encodes the protein MTRVTVTTEAADPAGTGTGPGGARARRLPERAVTPLRGLAGLAGLVAVLEVLPHTGLVSADYLPPASETVRALWHLLAEQTFWTALGDTLTGWGLGLAISVVAGVVAGLVIGSVPVLRAVTASTIEFLRPIPSVALIPIAVLLYGADLRSKLLLVVYASFWQVLVQVLAGIQDVDPVADDTARSYRLGTWGRLRHVMWPTALPYVMTGVRLAATVALILAVTAELVIGAPGLGQEIAVAQTSGAVPQVYALVLVTGLLGVAVNLVARAVERRALHWHQSVRLEVSA
- a CDS encoding ABC transporter substrate-binding protein, translating into MQRRVLGLAAVVITVVGVAGCGSSDPAASGSSSSDGGKTTQVKVGIIPIIDVAPLYLGQKKGFFSSRGIELEMVSAQGGAAIIPGVVSDQFQFGFSNTTSLMIAQVKGVPIKSVVNGAASNGKVGADVTGVAVKKDSSIKSAKDLAGRTVAVNTLQNIGSTTVRESVRLAGGDPSKVKFVEMPFDQMPAALDAGRVDAAWMGDPAMTIAKAQGARVVASPFAETDPKLTVATYFTSTQLTKQKPDLVKKFAAAMSESLQYATDHPDEARQILTTYTKISGDVLNKLTLPNWPAEIDMASLQKLASLGETDGLFDGKKPDLNALFS
- a CDS encoding PaaX family transcriptional regulator, whose amino-acid sequence is MHDENPQAAGETSAGPQLRPQSLLFAFFGSYVLEEGLGPVYSGSIIDVLARAGVGEHAVRSTLTRMVNRGLLQRQRQGRRMHFGLTPQTEQILWDGKRRLWQTGAVNDDWDGTWTLLGFSLPESWQRQRHDLRSRLTWSGFGALYSGLWIAPGDIDASSLVSELGLAAHVKIFHARADDATDIGLMIRDTWDLGGVGARYADFDKRWSAWPGTDSGDPLGVRLRVISEWLDTIRTDPRLPAGHLPPDWPARAAQETFHRIAQQTDTPARRMVTELLAAQTATPKGCP